Genomic segment of Truepera radiovictrix DSM 17093:
GTGATCGTGCAGCGTCCCGAGCAGCGCCCCCTCCGGTACGGCGACGCCGATCTCCTCGAAGGTCTCGCGGCGCGCCGCGTCGGCGGGCGTCTCGCCGGGGTCGACGCGCCCCCCCGGGAAGGCGATCTGCCCCGCGTGGTTGGCGAGCCGGCTGCTGCGCACGGTAAAGAGCACCTCGAGCCCACCGGGGGCGTCTAACAAAGGGACGAGCACCGCCGCGCGGCGAAACCCCGGCAGCACCATCGTGTCGCGTTCGCGCGCGGCGAGGGCGCGGCGCAGCTCGAGGAGCAGGGGTGGGGAGGTCACCTGGGGGGCGCGTGGCGGGGCCGCCCCCGGGTCGTTCGGCTCGTCACCCGACACGAGCCTCTACCGCCGGCCTCGTCCCATGGGCGCGCGCGTCCGCCGCCTCGCGCAGCGCCAGCTCGGGGTTCACCCCCTGCGCGCGGGCGTAATCGACGACCGCCAGGAGCAGCGCGCCCACCTCGCCCGCGTCGAGGGCGCTCACGACCGCCTCTTTGGAGCCCGCCTCCCAACCGAGCTTTCGGCCGAGCTCCGCAGCGCGCATCAGGGCGCTCAGACTGCGCGGCACGCGCTCCGCGGGGCTCGTCTCCCCCGTTTCCTTTTCGGCCGCCTTGATCGCCTGCCAGTTACGCACGACCTGCTCGGCGCCCGAGACCCGCACGTCGCCGAAGACGTGGGGGTGGCGGCGCTCGAGTTTTTCCACAATGCCCCCCTCGATGTCCTCGTAGGAGAAGCGCCCCGCCTCCTCGGCGATGACCGCGTGAAAGGCCACCTGCAAAAGGACGTCGCCGAGCTCTTCGGCCATCGCGCCCGCGTCGCCGCTTGAGAGCGCGTCGACCGCTTCGGCCGCCTCCTCGAGCAGATAGGGCCGCAGCGTCTCGTGGGTCTGCTCGCGGTCCCAGGGGCAGCCGTCCGGCGCGCGAAGACGGCGCATCGTCTCTAGCAAACGTTGCATAGGGGTAGTGTACGAAAAATAGCCATGAGTGCTGAGTAATGAGCGCCGAGTGAGCTGTTCTACTCCGTACTTATTTCTGGGGACTCGGTACTTGGATCACCCCCCACTGCCGCCCCGTCCGCCCCCGGTCGCGGCGGTGCGAGTAGAAGCGGCGGTCCTCATAGGTGCAGAGGCCGCTGTCCCAGAGGTTCGCTTCTTGCACCCCGCTCTCTAAAAGCAGCCAGCGGTTGGCCCCCGGGACGTCCAGCAGCACGCCGGCACCGTTTTCCTTAAAGACACCCTCCGGGAACCCCGCCGCCAAAAACGCGCGCGCCACCTCCGGCCCGACCTGGTAGTAGGGTTGCCGGATCGCCGGACCGAACGCCACGCGCACATCTGCCGGGTCGCAACCGAAGCGCGAGCGCAGCGCCTCTACGGTGCGCTGCGCCAACCGGGCGACCGTCCCGCGCCAACCGCAGTGCGCCGCGCCGACCGCGCCGGTGCGGGGGTCGTGGAACAGTACGGGCAGGCAGTCGGCGGTGCTGACGACCAGCCACAGCCCCGGGGTGTCGCTCACGGCGGCGTCGGCCTCCTCCTCGAACCAGCTCGGGGAGGCCTCGAGCACGCGGTCGCCGTGGACTTGGTGAAAGGCGCAAACGTCGCCTTGTGCAGCGCCGAGCACCTCCAGCACGCGCCGCCGGTTCTCCGCGACGGCCGCCGCGTCGTCGCCGCTCGAGAGCCCCAGGTTGAGGCCCGCGTAGGCGCCCCCGCTCACCCCGCCGGCGCGCGTGGTAAAGCCGTGGGGTGCGGCGATGTTGGGCGCTCGGATAAGCTCAGGCATGAACCCGCTCGTCCTCGGCGAACCAGACGAGGAGCGTGATGAGCGCGACCTGCAGCGCCAGCCGCCAGAGCAGGACGAGCGGCGGCACCCACGCCAGCCCGACCGCCGCGGGGTTCACGAGAACCGAGACGGATACGGGCAACGACACCGCCATGAGGAGCGCTAGGCCGTAGGCCGCGGCGCGGCGAACGGGGCGCAGCAGCAACCCGATCCCGCCGAGCAGCTCGAGCACCCCGCTGAGGAGCACCCAGAGCACGGGGACGGGGACCCACGGCGGCGTCAAGCGCACGTAGAGCTCCACGAGGGCGAAGTGCAGGGTGCCGACGACGATGAAAAGCACCCCGACGAGGATGCGCAAGGGCCGTTTAACGCGCTCCATGAACCTCCCTCAATTGGTTGCTCGCCGAGGCCACCAGCTCGAGCTTGCGCGCTCTAGAGAGCCGCTTGATGGCGTGCTCACGCCGTAGCGCCGCCCCGCGGCTCTCAGCCGCCTCCAAGTAGACGAGCTCGGCAGGGCCGTGACGCTTCGTAAAGGCCGCGCCGCGACCCGCGTTGTGCTCGGTTAGGCGCCGCAGCGGGTCGGTGGTGACGCCCGTGTAGAGCGCGCCGCTGCGGCAGCGCAGCACGTAGACGTGCCAGGGCACCTCAACCCTCACGCGGCGCGTCGGGAAGGCGCTCCCCTGCGCGGATGGGCACGCCTAGGTGGTTTTCCGCCGGGGGCAGCGGGCAGCGGTAGCGGGCCGAGTAGGCGCAGAAGGGGTGATAGGCGTAGTTAAAATCGAGGGTGACGCGTCCGCCCGTGGCGGCGCCAGCCTCGAGGTAGCGCCCGGCACCGTAGGTCTCCGTCCCGCTCGTGGCGTCGCGGAAGGGGATGAAAAAGCGCTCCGGCTCCCCGCTCGCGAGGTGCGCCGGTACGAAAAGGGTGAGCTGCAACGTCCTCCCCGCCAGCGTAAAAGTCGCGCGCCCGTAACGCCGGTAGGGCTGCGCGTCGCCAGCGCTCGTCGTGAGCCATACGGTCTGGGGCGGGTCGAAGGGCTCGAGCAGCGCCTCAACCGCGTAGGCCCCGTCTTCGGGGTAGTACGTGAGCCCCGCGAAAGGGCCCTCTACCGGCGCGTCGGGGCTCGACTCGAAGTAGCGGTCCTTGTCGCGCCGCCAGCGCGCCACGGCGCTCTCCTGAGTGCGCGCCATCAGTACGCGCGCACCTCGGCGCGCACGTCACCGAGGCTTAAAAGCCACTCGGTCACGGCGTGCACGGCGCCGTGCACAGTCTCGGTCACGACGGGGTCGCCAAAGGGCTCCAAACCCACGATGAGCCCCCCCGAGCGCCGCGCGCGCACGCTCACTAAGACCTGTTGGCGCAGCTCCGGTTCGTCCACGGTCGCGCGCACGAGCCACTTCTCACCGTGCTCGGGCTCGTCAGAACCCAAACTCCGCGCGACCTCGTGCAAGATGACGTGGCCGTCCCCATAGGGGACGACTTGCTTGCGAAACGTGACCGTCGGGGGCAGCGCCCCCGTCAAAAGTGCGTGTGGCATCGTCTCCTCCCGCCGTAACCCGGGCACCTCCGGCACCACCGCGCCGGTAGCGCGAAACACCTGATAAAAGAGCCTTTTGCCCTGCCCCTTCCACTTAAGGGCGTACTTGGTCTCGAACACGGCGGGGGGCGCTTCGGCCTCCTCGAGCGCGAACGCCCCTGACGCCTCCGCCTCGCGCTGCGCGAACGCCAGGTACTCGGGGTGGTCGGTCGCGAGCAGGATCACCCCGCGCGGTGCGAGGCGGGCGGCGGCCAAGCGGAAAAAGCTCGCGCGCAAAAGCCGCCGCCCTTCGTGCCGCTCTTTGGGCCAAGGGTCGGGGAAGTTGACCGTGATGCTTGCCAAGCTACCCGGCGGAAAAAGGTGGCGCACGGCGAACTCGGCGCCGACTTTGAGCAGCTTGACGTTGGCGACGCCCTCGCGCCGCACCCGCTTGAGGCCGCGCTGGAGGCTCGCCGAGGAGATCTCTAGACCCACGAACCGCTCCTGGGGCGCCTCGAGGGCGCGCCGCACGGTGTAGCGCCCGTCGCCGAAACCGACCTCTACGTGTAGCAGGGCGGCGGGGTCGTGGTGCGGAAACTGCGCGGCCCACTCGAGGGGGAACTGAAAGCGCCGCCACGGCAGCAGCGGCCCGCTCGGCGCGGTGAGAAAGGTCGTGGTGAGAAATCCGGGAGTGGGGCCTGGCATGCTTCAGCCTACCGCAGTTACGGTACCAACAACCTTCAGGCAAAAGGCTACCGTTAAGTGTTGATGAGCAGCGGCCGAGGAACGCGCCAAGCATATAGAAGACTCGGCTCGAGCAAAAACCTTGTCTAGGGAGACAACTAAGTTTAAACCAACGTCGTTACAACCCGCATCAGCCTTCCTCACGCTTTGCACTTGTTACACTTGGCCTACGCACAAGCACCCACAGCCTCAAAAGTCAGGCGATGCTTTAGACTTATGACGTGAGTGTCGTAGAGAACGAGCGCGAAAAAAGGGTTACACAAGCCGATGTGGCTCGCCTAGCGGGCGTTTCCCGCTCGATCGTGTCATACGTTATCAATAACGGGCCGCGTTCAGTTTCAGAGGAGAAACGACAACGGGTGCTTAGGGCTATAGAACGGCTCGACTATCGTCCCAACAAGCACGCTCAGATGCTCATCCAAGAAAAGTGGGAATCGGTAGCCGCGAATCAGCTTGGCGTCGTGATCAGCAGCGTCAACGCTTTTAAAAGGCCTTACTACGGTGAGATTTTGGCGGGTCTCCATGAAGAGGCGCATCGGCGGGGGTACCACATCCGCTTTATTCGCCTTTTCGAGGCGTTACGTAATCCTGCGCTTTTGAACCAACTCATACACAAACACGAGGTCTCGGGGCTTGTACTGCTAGCGCTCGACCAGGTCCTCCACACGGCAGCAGACAGGGAGCTGCTTGAGAAGATCGTCGGACGTGTTAAACGGGTGGTGTGCCTCGAGTGGCACCATAAGGGCTTACTCTCGGTGACCTTCGACCGGTACCGCGCCGCCTTCGATGCTGCCGCACACTTACTAGGTCTCGGCCACCGCACCCTCGCCTACATCGGTCCTGCTGACGAGCGCGTCGGTGGCGTGCGCGCGGCCCTCTCAGAGGCAGGCCTCGCCCTAACGCGCGAGGCCAACGACGCTCACTCGGGCTTTGAACAGGCGGTGGCCCTCAAGGAGACAGCTAGCCTTACGGCACTCGTTGCCGGTAGCGACGAGGTAGCCTTTGGCGTGCTCAAGGCTTGCCACCGTCAAGGCGTGCGGGTGCCCGACGATCTCGCGGTCGTCAGCATCGACAATATCGACCTCGCAGAGTTCGCTCTTCCCGCCCTCACAACCGTCAATGTACCGAAGCGCGAGCTGGGGCAACAAGCAGTGCGGACGTTACTCGAGCAAGGTGAGGGGTTACCTGTAACGGTCACGCTACCTACCAACCTAGTGGTACGTGAGTCATGTGGGGCACGCAAGACCTACTAGAGAATGATTTGACACGTGTTGACAGCACGATAATACATCCATATGCTCAAAAGCGTTAGACGGCTTGCTACTGCTCGCCTCACCCAAAGGAGCGCTATGTCCCCCCGACCCCACTTCCCCGCGCTGTTACACGGTGCTGACTACAACGCTGAACAGTGGCTCGCCTACCCAGAGGTCCTTCACGACGACCTACAGCTCATGAAGGACGCCGGGGTTAACTGCGTCAGCGTTGGTATCTTTGCGTGGTCGATGCTCGAGCCTGAGGAGGGAGTGTTCGAGTTCGGCTGGCTCGACACCCTCATGGACTCGCTCGCCAACGAGGACATCCACGTCATCCTCGCGACACCCAGCGGGGCGCGACCAGCGTGGCTCTCCGAGCGCTACCCCGAGGTGCGCCAAGTCGACGCCACGGGGAGGCGCCTGCCACACGCGGGACGCCACAATCACTGCCGCACCTCACCGGTCTACCGCGAAAAATGCGGGGCCATCAACCGCCTCCTCGCGTCGCGCTACGCCACGCACCCAGCGCTCTTTATGTGGCACGTCTCGAACGAGTACGGCGCGACCCCCTGCCACTGCGAGCTTTGTTACGCTGCCTTCCGAAACTGGTTACGTAAGCGCTACGGCGACCTGGAACGTCTCAATCACGCTTGGTGGACGACCTTCTGGAGCCACCGCTATCGCTGCTGGGAGGAGATCCGGCCAGTCGATCCTTCCATTCAGGGGCTCATGCTCGACTGGCAACGCTTCACGAGCGACCAGACGCTCGACTTTTTCCTCGCTGAGTCGGCACCGCTGCGCGAGCT
This window contains:
- a CDS encoding NUDIX hydrolase, which translates into the protein MSGDEPNDPGAAPPRAPQVTSPPLLLELRRALAARERDTMVLPGFRRAAVLVPLLDAPGGLEVLFTVRSSRLANHAGQIAFPGGRVDPGETPADAARRETFEEIGVAVPEGALLGTLHDHPSPAAYIVTPIVGVLPWPQPLAVNATEVEEVFAVPLAELAALTPRSETRVLEHFSRVIHFYTWQRRLIWGMTGNILKDLLDTLRELGAFGGAT
- a CDS encoding MazG family protein, producing MQRLLETMRRLRAPDGCPWDREQTHETLRPYLLEEAAEAVDALSSGDAGAMAEELGDVLLQVAFHAVIAEEAGRFSYEDIEGGIVEKLERRHPHVFGDVRVSGAEQVVRNWQAIKAAEKETGETSPAERVPRSLSALMRAAELGRKLGWEAGSKEAVVSALDAGEVGALLLAVVDYARAQGVNPELALREAADARAHGTRPAVEARVG
- the pgeF gene encoding peptidoglycan editing factor PgeF, whose translation is MPELIRAPNIAAPHGFTTRAGGVSGGAYAGLNLGLSSGDDAAAVAENRRRVLEVLGAAQGDVCAFHQVHGDRVLEASPSWFEEEADAAVSDTPGLWLVVSTADCLPVLFHDPRTGAVGAAHCGWRGTVARLAQRTVEALRSRFGCDPADVRVAFGPAIRQPYYQVGPEVARAFLAAGFPEGVFKENGAGVLLDVPGANRWLLLESGVQEANLWDSGLCTYEDRRFYSHRRDRGRTGRQWGVIQVPSPQK
- a CDS encoding DoxX family protein, whose amino-acid sequence is MERVKRPLRILVGVLFIVVGTLHFALVELYVRLTPPWVPVPVLWVLLSGVLELLGGIGLLLRPVRRAAAYGLALLMAVSLPVSVSVLVNPAAVGLAWVPPLVLLWRLALQVALITLLVWFAEDERVHA
- a CDS encoding GIY-YIG nuclease family protein, which translates into the protein MPWHVYVLRCRSGALYTGVTTDPLRRLTEHNAGRGAAFTKRHGPAELVYLEAAESRGAALRREHAIKRLSRARKLELVASASNQLREVHGAR
- a CDS encoding DUF1684 domain-containing protein is translated as MARTQESAVARWRRDKDRYFESSPDAPVEGPFAGLTYYPEDGAYAVEALLEPFDPPQTVWLTTSAGDAQPYRRYGRATFTLAGRTLQLTLFVPAHLASGEPERFFIPFRDATSGTETYGAGRYLEAGAATGGRVTLDFNYAYHPFCAYSARYRCPLPPAENHLGVPIRAGERLPDAPREG
- the trmB gene encoding tRNA (guanine(46)-N(7))-methyltransferase TrmB; the encoded protein is MPGPTPGFLTTTFLTAPSGPLLPWRRFQFPLEWAAQFPHHDPAALLHVEVGFGDGRYTVRRALEAPQERFVGLEISSASLQRGLKRVRREGVANVKLLKVGAEFAVRHLFPPGSLASITVNFPDPWPKERHEGRRLLRASFFRLAAARLAPRGVILLATDHPEYLAFAQREAEASGAFALEEAEAPPAVFETKYALKWKGQGKRLFYQVFRATGAVVPEVPGLRREETMPHALLTGALPPTVTFRKQVVPYGDGHVILHEVARSLGSDEPEHGEKWLVRATVDEPELRQQVLVSVRARRSGGLIVGLEPFGDPVVTETVHGAVHAVTEWLLSLGDVRAEVRAY
- a CDS encoding LacI family DNA-binding transcriptional regulator gives rise to the protein MSVVENEREKRVTQADVARLAGVSRSIVSYVINNGPRSVSEEKRQRVLRAIERLDYRPNKHAQMLIQEKWESVAANQLGVVISSVNAFKRPYYGEILAGLHEEAHRRGYHIRFIRLFEALRNPALLNQLIHKHEVSGLVLLALDQVLHTAADRELLEKIVGRVKRVVCLEWHHKGLLSVTFDRYRAAFDAAAHLLGLGHRTLAYIGPADERVGGVRAALSEAGLALTREANDAHSGFEQAVALKETASLTALVAGSDEVAFGVLKACHRQGVRVPDDLAVVSIDNIDLAEFALPALTTVNVPKRELGQQAVRTLLEQGEGLPVTVTLPTNLVVRESCGARKTY